The Eptesicus fuscus isolate TK198812 chromosome 17, DD_ASM_mEF_20220401, whole genome shotgun sequence genome has a window encoding:
- the C17H10orf53 gene encoding UPF0728 protein C10orf53 homolog isoform X1 — protein MPKNAVVTLRYGPYSAVGLSVEHRTFRLEGLQGGQPSAGGPSTRMCPAVLAADGHLVILEKMDDWNVVELSVNEEVVFHCNIKDLEFGGDGKLDPLCQEARIAVLNAY, from the exons ATGCCCAAGAATGCAGTGGTCACCTTGCGCTATGGCCCATACAGCGCAGTCGGCCTGTCTGTGGAGCACCGCACCTTCCGCCTGGAGGGCCTGCAAGGTGGGCAGCCAAGCGCTGGAGGGCCATCAACACGCATGTGCCCAG ctgTGCTGGCTGCAGATGGACACCTGGTCATTCTAGAGAAGATGGACGACTGGAATGTGGTGGAGCTCAGCGTGAACGAAGAAGTTGTCTTCCACTGCAACATCAAAGACTTGGAATTCG GAGGCGATGGTAAACTAGACCCTCTGTGCCAAGAGGCCAGGATAGCCGTGCTGAATGCCTACTGA
- the C17H10orf53 gene encoding UPF0728 protein C10orf53 homolog isoform X3, producing the protein MPKNAVVTLRYGPYSAVGLSVEHRTFRLEGLQAVLAADGHLVILEKMDDWNVVELSVNEEVVFHCNIKDLEFGGDGKLDPLCQEARIAVLNAY; encoded by the exons ATGCCCAAGAATGCAGTGGTCACCTTGCGCTATGGCCCATACAGCGCAGTCGGCCTGTCTGTGGAGCACCGCACCTTCCGCCTGGAGGGCCTGCAAG ctgTGCTGGCTGCAGATGGACACCTGGTCATTCTAGAGAAGATGGACGACTGGAATGTGGTGGAGCTCAGCGTGAACGAAGAAGTTGTCTTCCACTGCAACATCAAAGACTTGGAATTCG GAGGCGATGGTAAACTAGACCCTCTGTGCCAAGAGGCCAGGATAGCCGTGCTGAATGCCTACTGA
- the C17H10orf53 gene encoding UPF0728 protein C10orf53 homolog isoform X2, with product MGQISMLCEPSRCQAVYTVTWIKRITPLYAWNLRIRNAVLAADGHLVILEKMDDWNVVELSVNEEVVFHCNIKDLEFGGDGKLDPLCQEARIAVLNAY from the exons ATGGGACAAATAAGCATGCTCTGTGAGCCCTCGAGGTGCCAGGCAGTGTACACAGTTACCTGGATAAAAAGAATTACCCCGCTTTACGCATGGAACCTGAGGATCAGGAACG ctgTGCTGGCTGCAGATGGACACCTGGTCATTCTAGAGAAGATGGACGACTGGAATGTGGTGGAGCTCAGCGTGAACGAAGAAGTTGTCTTCCACTGCAACATCAAAGACTTGGAATTCG GAGGCGATGGTAAACTAGACCCTCTGTGCCAAGAGGCCAGGATAGCCGTGCTGAATGCCTACTGA